From Motilibacter peucedani, the proteins below share one genomic window:
- a CDS encoding response regulator transcription factor — translation MVAARVLVVEDDSALRRLIATGLRDEGFTVATAPDAAAAVQLAERGTDLLVLDVGLPDADGRDLCAALRARGVLAPVLFLTARDAVHDRLSGFAAGGDDYLTKPFHFSELVARLSALLKRTPPAPVTLPGLQLDPVSHSMLTPGGPVPLTPTEFRLLSALVAGPGQVVRRRDLVRAGWPEGARVHDNTLDQYVARLRRKLREAGSPVVLETAHGIGYRCSAPE, via the coding sequence GTGGTCGCCGCGCGGGTCCTCGTCGTCGAGGACGACTCGGCGCTGCGCCGGCTCATCGCGACGGGCCTGCGTGACGAGGGCTTCACCGTCGCGACCGCCCCCGACGCGGCTGCCGCCGTGCAGCTGGCCGAGCGGGGCACCGACCTGCTCGTCCTCGACGTCGGCCTGCCCGACGCCGACGGCCGTGACCTCTGCGCGGCGCTGCGGGCCCGCGGCGTCCTCGCGCCCGTGCTGTTCCTGACGGCCAGGGACGCCGTGCACGACCGGCTCTCGGGCTTCGCCGCGGGCGGCGACGACTACCTGACCAAGCCGTTCCACTTCTCCGAGCTCGTGGCCCGGCTGAGCGCGCTGCTGAAGCGGACGCCGCCCGCGCCGGTCACCCTCCCCGGGCTCCAGCTCGACCCGGTCAGCCACTCGATGCTGACGCCCGGCGGCCCGGTTCCGCTGACGCCGACGGAGTTCCGGCTGCTCAGCGCGCTGGTCGCCGGGCCGGGGCAGGTGGTGCGCCGCCGCGACCTGGTGCGGGCCGGCTGGCCGGAGGGTGCCCGCGTGCACGACAACACCCTCGACCAGTACGTCGCGCGGCTCCGGCGCAAGCTGCGGGAGGCGGGCTCGCCCGTCGTCCTCGAGACGGCGCACGGCATCGGCTACCGGTGCTCCGCGCCGGAGTGA
- a CDS encoding glycine C-acetyltransferase translates to MYGAVGEQLRETLQEIRDAGLYKSERELTTPQSSRVGSAVAGEVRPVLNFCSNNYLGLADDPDVVQAAKDALDEWGFGMASVRFICGTQTQHHVLEQRISHLLRTEATILYSSCFDANGGVFEVLLDARDAVISDELNHASIIDGIRLCKAQRLRYRNRDMADLEAQLKAASGARRRMVVTDGVFSMDGYLAPLDEICDLAERYDALVLVDDSHAVGFVGDTGGGTPEHFGVQDRVDIVTGTLGKALGGASGGYVSGRSEVVELLRQRSRPYLFSNAVAPAVVAGSVKALELVEGSGEKRLALRKNTELFRQLMLDEGFDLLTGEHPITPVMFGDATLAARTAEAMLLEGVYVVAFSYPVVPQGKARIRVQLSAAHTEDDVRACVDAFVRARAAVAA, encoded by the coding sequence ATGTACGGCGCAGTCGGAGAGCAGCTCCGCGAGACGCTGCAGGAGATCCGCGACGCGGGCCTCTACAAGTCCGAGCGCGAGCTCACGACGCCGCAGTCGTCGCGCGTCGGCAGTGCCGTCGCGGGCGAGGTGCGGCCGGTGCTGAACTTCTGCTCCAACAACTACCTCGGCCTCGCCGACGACCCCGACGTGGTGCAGGCGGCCAAGGACGCCCTCGACGAGTGGGGCTTCGGGATGGCCAGCGTACGGTTCATCTGCGGCACGCAGACCCAGCACCACGTGCTCGAGCAGCGCATCTCGCACCTGCTGCGCACAGAGGCCACGATCCTCTACTCCTCGTGCTTCGACGCCAACGGCGGCGTCTTCGAGGTGCTGCTCGACGCCCGTGACGCAGTCATCTCCGACGAGCTCAACCACGCCTCCATCATCGACGGCATCCGCCTGTGCAAGGCCCAGCGGCTCCGCTACCGCAACCGCGACATGGCCGACCTGGAGGCGCAGCTGAAGGCCGCGAGCGGCGCCCGGCGCCGGATGGTCGTGACCGACGGCGTCTTCTCGATGGACGGCTACCTCGCGCCTCTCGACGAGATCTGCGACCTCGCCGAGCGCTATGACGCGCTCGTGCTCGTCGACGACTCCCACGCGGTCGGCTTCGTCGGCGACACCGGAGGTGGCACACCCGAGCACTTCGGCGTGCAGGACCGCGTCGACATCGTCACCGGCACCCTGGGCAAGGCCCTCGGCGGCGCCTCGGGCGGCTACGTGAGCGGCCGGTCCGAGGTCGTCGAGCTGCTGCGGCAGCGGTCGCGTCCCTACCTCTTCTCGAACGCCGTCGCCCCTGCGGTGGTGGCCGGCTCTGTCAAGGCGCTCGAGCTGGTCGAGGGCAGTGGCGAGAAGCGGCTGGCACTGCGCAAGAACACCGAGCTGTTCCGCCAGCTGATGCTGGACGAGGGCTTCGACCTGCTCACCGGCGAGCACCCCATCACTCCCGTGATGTTCGGTGACGCGACGCTGGCCGCCCGGACCGCCGAGGCCATGCTGCTCGAAGGCGTCTACGTGGTCGCGTTCTCCTACCCGGTCGTCCCGCAGGGCAAGGCGCGGATCCGGGTGCAGCTGTCAGCTGCGCACACCGAGGACGACGTACGCGCGTGCGTCGACGCGTTCGTCCGTGCTCGGGCCGCCGTCGCGGCGTGA
- the speB gene encoding agmatinase: MDVPPVGPVDATRVPRYAGPATFARLPRTDEVSRVDVAVLGMPFDSGVSYRPGARFGPSHIRAASKLLRPYNPALDVHPFGTQQVADAGDIGINPFDLGEAISTIEGAMTETRASGASVLTLGGDHTIALPILRSLAKDHGKIAVLHFDAHLDTWDTYFGAPYTHGTPFRRASEEGLLDLERCMHIGIRGPLYSKQDLEDDSRLGFTVMRSDDYETDGVARAVERLRKRLENAPVYVSVDIDVLDPAHAPGTGTPEAGGLTSRELLNTLRGLVGLDVVGADVVEVAPAYDHAEITGIAAAHVAYELLSVLALNRR; this comes from the coding sequence ATGGACGTCCCGCCCGTCGGCCCGGTCGACGCGACCCGGGTGCCGAGGTACGCCGGCCCCGCGACGTTCGCCCGGCTGCCGCGCACCGACGAGGTGTCGCGGGTCGACGTCGCGGTGCTCGGCATGCCGTTCGACTCGGGCGTGAGCTACCGGCCGGGCGCGCGCTTCGGCCCCTCGCACATCCGCGCCGCCTCCAAGCTCCTGCGGCCCTACAACCCGGCGCTCGACGTGCACCCGTTCGGCACGCAGCAGGTGGCCGACGCGGGCGACATCGGGATCAACCCGTTCGACCTCGGCGAGGCCATCTCGACGATCGAGGGCGCGATGACCGAGACGCGCGCGAGCGGCGCGTCCGTGCTCACCCTCGGCGGAGACCACACCATCGCGCTGCCGATCCTGCGCTCGCTCGCCAAGGACCACGGCAAGATCGCGGTGCTGCACTTCGACGCCCACCTCGACACCTGGGACACCTACTTCGGTGCGCCCTACACCCACGGCACGCCCTTCCGCCGGGCCAGCGAGGAGGGGCTGCTCGACCTCGAGCGCTGCATGCACATCGGGATCCGGGGCCCGCTCTACAGCAAGCAGGACCTCGAGGACGACTCGCGACTGGGCTTCACGGTGATGCGCTCGGACGACTACGAGACCGACGGCGTGGCGCGCGCGGTGGAGCGGCTGCGCAAGCGGCTGGAGAACGCGCCGGTCTACGTCTCGGTCGACATCGACGTGCTCGACCCGGCGCACGCACCTGGAACGGGTACGCCGGAGGCGGGTGGGCTGACGAGCCGGGAGCTGCTGAACACTCTGCGCGGACTGGTCGGGCTCGACGTCGTGGGGGCCGACGTCGTCGAGGTCGCGCCGGCCTACGACCACGCCGAGATCACCGGCATCGCCGCCGCGCACGTCGCCTACGAGCTGCTCTCCGTCCTCGCCCTCAACCGGCGCTGA
- the tdh gene encoding L-threonine 3-dehydrogenase — protein sequence MRALYKPAAAPGFEWVDRPDPACGEHDVLIRVLRTGICGTDLHIWEWDAWAAGSVDAPLVPGHEFCGEVVEVGAGVRDVRVGDLVSGEGHVVCGTCRNCRAGRRHLCIRTSSVGVNRDGAFAELVVLPESNVWVHPGATATTADLDVAAVFDPFGNAVHTALSFPLVGEDVLITGAGPIGLMAAAVCRHVGARYVVVSDVSAPRLELARRMGADLAIDVTTGTIADAQRRLGMVEGFDVALEMSGSPSALPAILDNLNHGGRVAVLGLPSAPVTIDWAKVVSHMITIKGIYGREMFETWYAMSALLRSGLDVSPVITDRFPARDWKTAFEVARGGAHGKVVLDWTET from the coding sequence GTGCGTGCGCTCTACAAGCCGGCTGCTGCGCCGGGCTTCGAGTGGGTCGACCGCCCCGACCCGGCGTGCGGCGAGCACGACGTCCTGATCCGCGTGCTGCGTACCGGCATCTGCGGCACCGACCTGCACATCTGGGAGTGGGACGCGTGGGCGGCAGGTTCGGTCGACGCACCTCTCGTGCCGGGGCACGAGTTCTGCGGCGAGGTCGTCGAGGTCGGGGCAGGGGTCCGCGACGTACGCGTCGGTGACCTCGTCTCGGGCGAGGGCCACGTCGTCTGCGGCACGTGCCGCAACTGCCGCGCAGGCCGGCGCCACCTGTGCATACGCACCTCGAGCGTCGGGGTGAACCGCGACGGTGCGTTCGCCGAGCTGGTGGTGCTGCCCGAGAGCAACGTGTGGGTCCATCCCGGTGCGACTGCGACCACCGCCGACCTCGACGTCGCCGCCGTCTTCGACCCCTTCGGCAACGCGGTGCACACCGCGCTGTCGTTCCCGCTCGTCGGTGAGGACGTGCTCATCACCGGAGCCGGCCCCATCGGGCTCATGGCCGCGGCCGTCTGCCGGCACGTCGGAGCGAGGTACGTCGTGGTCTCCGACGTCAGCGCACCCCGCCTCGAGCTCGCCCGCCGGATGGGTGCAGACCTGGCCATCGATGTGACCACTGGGACCATCGCCGACGCGCAGCGACGTCTGGGCATGGTGGAGGGCTTCGACGTCGCGCTCGAGATGAGCGGGAGCCCGTCAGCGCTGCCGGCGATCCTGGACAACCTCAACCACGGCGGCCGCGTCGCCGTCCTCGGCCTGCCCAGCGCGCCGGTGACCATCGACTGGGCCAAGGTGGTCTCGCACATGATCACCATCAAGGGCATCTACGGTCGCGAGATGTTCGAGACGTGGTACGCGATGAGCGCCCTGCTGCGCTCCGGGCTCGACGTGAGCCCCGTCATCACCGACCGCTTCCCTGCGAGGGACTGGAAGACGGCGTTCGAGGTGGCACGCGGTGGTGCGCACGGCAAGGTCGTGCTCGACTGGACGGAGACCTAG
- a CDS encoding MerR family transcriptional regulator yields MRIGEVAAAAGVSTRALRYYEEQGLLSSVRSTSGQRHYDAGAVERVHWVRALYAAGLSSKAIVGLLPCVHTGVATEEMIGQLSAERDRIDAQVRELAATRDRLDDVIAAARATAAGRSCTDVEAAAS; encoded by the coding sequence ATGCGGATCGGTGAGGTGGCGGCGGCGGCCGGGGTCAGCACGCGCGCGCTGCGCTACTACGAGGAGCAGGGCCTGCTCAGCTCGGTACGGAGCACGAGCGGGCAGCGCCACTACGACGCCGGCGCGGTCGAGCGCGTGCACTGGGTGCGGGCGCTCTACGCCGCCGGGCTCAGCAGCAAGGCGATCGTCGGCCTGCTGCCCTGCGTCCACACCGGCGTCGCGACCGAGGAGATGATCGGGCAGCTCTCGGCCGAGCGTGACCGGATCGACGCCCAGGTGCGCGAGCTGGCCGCCACGCGCGACCGGCTGGACGACGTCATCGCGGCGGCCCGGGCCACTGCGGCGGGCCGGTCCTGCACCGACGTGGAGGCTGCCGCTTCCTGA
- a CDS encoding SDR family oxidoreductase: MDIAGSTALVTGANRGIGREFVLELQRRGAAKVYATARDPRSVDVPGVEVLALDITDPASVAAAAGAAVDVTLLVNNAGISTGANLVSGDEDRVRLEMETHFFGTLSMVRAFAPVLARNGGGAIVNVLSALSWFSYDGANAYAAAKAAAWSLTNGVRLELAAQGTLVTGVHLGSADTDMTRDYDGPKIHPADAARAALDGVRAGRFEVLVDEWSRGVKASLAGDPAEFYRLPAA, encoded by the coding sequence ATGGACATCGCAGGATCGACCGCACTGGTCACAGGCGCCAACCGGGGCATCGGGCGGGAGTTCGTCCTCGAGCTGCAGAGGCGCGGCGCGGCGAAGGTCTACGCCACGGCGCGCGACCCGCGCAGCGTCGACGTACCCGGTGTCGAGGTGCTCGCCCTCGACATCACCGACCCGGCGTCGGTCGCCGCGGCGGCCGGGGCGGCGGTCGACGTGACGCTGCTGGTCAACAACGCCGGGATCTCGACGGGCGCCAACCTCGTGTCGGGTGACGAGGACCGTGTGCGTCTCGAGATGGAGACCCACTTCTTCGGCACGCTGTCGATGGTGCGCGCCTTCGCGCCGGTGCTCGCCCGCAACGGCGGCGGCGCCATCGTCAACGTGCTGTCGGCGCTGTCGTGGTTCTCCTACGACGGTGCCAACGCCTACGCGGCGGCCAAGGCAGCGGCGTGGAGCCTCACGAACGGCGTGCGGCTCGAGCTCGCCGCGCAGGGCACGCTGGTCACCGGGGTGCACCTCGGCAGCGCCGACACCGACATGACCAGGGACTACGACGGGCCCAAGATCCACCCGGCCGACGCGGCGCGGGCGGCCCTCGACGGCGTCCGGGCAGGGCGCTTCGAGGTGCTCGTCGACGAGTGGAGCCGGGGCGTCAAGGCCAGCCTCGCCGGCGACCCGGCCGAGTTCTACCGGCTGCCCGCTGCGTGA
- a CDS encoding DNA polymerase domain-containing protein, which yields MATEEQRDGVRLTNLDQALYEGAGATKRDLVDYLDAVSDRLVPVLAGRALSVVRARPGQPPFMQKNLPAYAPETIATLEVPTQDGRRVVHYPVCDSRETLLWFANQRSVEYHPTLFRGHDAGAPTHLVLDIDPPAGEDAFGAAVAGALLVRQALADAGLEALAKTSGAKGVHVVVPLAPGTTSADAAAATRALAERAERLDPVLATTAFVIEERHGKVFIDATRAGGATLAAAYSPRCRPEVPVSYPLPWDELADASPRDFTIRTLPALLDGRDPWSELMPEPQALDADLVAEGQEIPVARVAAMHAGKRRAAQRRAEPPEA from the coding sequence ATGGCCACCGAGGAGCAGCGCGACGGCGTCCGGCTCACCAACCTCGACCAGGCGCTCTACGAGGGCGCCGGAGCCACCAAGCGCGACCTCGTCGACTACCTCGACGCCGTGTCCGACCGCCTCGTACCGGTGCTCGCCGGGCGAGCGCTCAGCGTGGTCCGCGCGCGGCCCGGGCAACCGCCGTTCATGCAGAAGAACCTGCCCGCCTACGCGCCCGAGACCATCGCGACGCTCGAGGTGCCGACGCAGGACGGCCGGCGGGTCGTGCACTACCCGGTCTGCGACTCCCGCGAGACGCTGCTGTGGTTCGCGAACCAGCGCTCGGTGGAGTACCACCCCACCCTCTTCCGCGGCCACGACGCCGGAGCGCCCACGCACCTGGTGCTCGACATCGATCCGCCGGCGGGCGAGGACGCGTTCGGCGCCGCTGTCGCCGGTGCCCTGCTCGTGCGCCAGGCACTGGCGGACGCGGGGCTGGAGGCGCTGGCCAAGACCAGCGGCGCCAAGGGCGTCCACGTCGTGGTGCCGCTCGCGCCCGGCACGACCTCTGCGGACGCTGCGGCCGCGACGCGGGCCCTCGCCGAGCGCGCCGAGCGGCTCGACCCGGTCCTCGCCACGACCGCCTTCGTCATCGAGGAGCGGCACGGCAAGGTCTTCATCGACGCGACGCGCGCCGGCGGCGCGACGCTCGCCGCCGCGTACAGCCCGCGCTGCCGCCCCGAGGTGCCGGTGTCGTACCCGCTGCCGTGGGACGAGCTCGCGGACGCGTCGCCACGCGACTTCACGATCCGTACGCTGCCCGCGCTCCTCGACGGCCGCGACCCGTGGAGCGAGCTGATGCCGGAGCCGCAGGCGCTGGACGCCGATCTCGTGGCCGAGGGCCAGGAGATCCCGGTGGCGCGGGTGGCCGCGATGCACGCCGGCAAGCGGCGCGCGGCTCAGCGCCGGGCGGAACCGCCCGAGGCCTGA